The genome window CAGAAGGATGCAAACGGCGTGTCTTCGCTCGTTCCATTGTTGCCGTTGGAGCCTATCGCAGGATTCACATAATAGATTGCCATATCGCCTTGTTCTCGAATTGCCGCGCAGCCGTCTGGAGCGGCTGCAACGCGTGGATCGGATGCGGTCGGGGTTAAAGGCCATCAAGAGGGCCTTCGGTATTGCCTTCACGGCGGTTGACAGACCCTATGGGCCTGCCTTGCTCCCGAGAAACGCCTGGCGGTGGCGGTATATTAGAGACTACAACTTATACGAAAACAATCTACAGAACAACGATCGAAAGGTGAACGAACCGTATCGCAGACCGCGACCAATGGTCACCTGAGATGACAATGAACACGCTTTTGCAGGCTTTCCGGTGCATTTGAATGCAGCGGCGGTTCATCATGAGACACTGCAACGTTCCGCGGGCAAGGACGAGGTGCGCGCCCTGGAAGGCGGTACTCCGCCAATGCGCGATCGGGTTGCAGCTGCGGTGAAGGTTGTGCTCATTCGGTCGCTGCCTGAATCCAATCCCGCAGCAATGAAGCGGCCAGCGAAAACTTACGGTTGAGCTTGAAAAAACGCGTCTGCGCTCCGGACGGGGGCTGACGGCGGCCCATGAAATCCCGGAATTTTTCCGGGATTTCTCTTTGTGTCAATTGCAGCCCGCACTCTCACCTCAGCAGGCCATCCAGATGGATGTAGACTGTCAGCGTATCCCCATCACTATGCTGCGAGGTTCCATCGTTGACCCCGTAGCTGAAGGTCTCGCTCACATGTCCGCCATGGTCAGGGAGCTTCGTTTCATCGAGCGTGTAGGCATAGTTGCCTTCCCGGTCCACGTGGATGTCACCGTACTCTCCGGCGAGCGTCAGGCCGTGCTTGCCGACGCTTTCATCCCCGAAGCGGCGCAGCGCCAGGGTTCCATTATCGGAGCTGTCGTTTTCGAGAAGATTGCCGCGATGGGCCTCGCCCGTATCGGTGAAGATCTTCAAATTGTCATGGACGGCGACAACAGCCGGATCCGCGGACGCCTCCGTGACTCCGGCAGTCTTCGCAACCGGGCTCGCCAGTGCCGTCTCGACATTGGCGACCGTATGGTTGTTGCTGACGGTGAAGGTGTGCGCGTCGACGATGGAAGGCGATATGGCGGTGGCCTTGGTGCCGGTCTCGATCGTATTGTTGGTGAAGGAGCCGGAAGCCGGCCTATCGACCTTCAGCGCCGCCTGCGAGAGGTCGTCGAAGACATTGTCGTGGATCTTGATATTCGTGCGGCTATAGCTGGTGCCGCTGGCGTCGCTGATGGCAACACCCCATGCGCCGTCGTGAATGTGGTTGCCTGAAATATCATAGTCCCGCGCATTGCCCTGATCGCCGAGGCCGACGGCGAAGGACCAGCTGTAACCGTGAAATCCGGATATGTCGTTGTCGCGGATAGCGACGTTCTTGCCGGCCGGCGCGCTGATACCGAAGCCGCCGCCGGTGAGCACATTGTCCTCGACCACGGCATTGGTGGCC of Rhizobium sp. BT04 contains these proteins:
- a CDS encoding right-handed parallel beta-helix repeat-containing protein; the protein is MTIYYVNSATGSDRNNGTGQNSAFATLSKVESLKLKPGDSVLLAKGSVFNEQFDIKYSGTESAPIKIGSYGTGTAPVIHSGGDGIHSLYASNIVIENLKISNTGTAGIYGGSVTNWTVRNVEITKTGMSENAGAVTFRSSTNITVEDSKITGVKGDGFWIEKVAGVKLLDNTVTSANGSTADAVQVNDSSNILIKGNHLDQTNADSPKGVIALVRATNAVVEDNVLTGGGFGISAPAGKNVAIRDNDISGFHGYSWSFAVGLGDQGNARDYDISGNHIHDGAWGVAISDASGTSYSRTNIKIHDNVFDDLSQAALKVDRPASGSFTNNTIETGTKATAISPSIVDAHTFTVSNNHTVANVETALASPVAKTAGVTEASADPAVVAVHDNLKIFTDTGEAHRGNLLENDSSDNGTLALRRFGDESVGKHGLTLAGEYGDIHVDREGNYAYTLDETKLPDHGGHVSETFSYGVNDGTSQHSDGDTLTVYIHLDGLLR